In the Thermococcus sp. MAR1 genome, one interval contains:
- a CDS encoding restriction endonuclease — MPWTQDIIMLAPEDVLIENVIELLKRMGFREYEKVSSKKDWGIDIVAIRDDPIAGMEKLVIAVHRKGLASSRDVNVFAGLVDKYKADKGILISTAGFTKDAKVLISREYRGRIIPWDGEKLISLFHNYSLEPPEELLKMAESVKKKSEKKSPLNEFELDAPLLYEFSAQDVFKKAASFASSKYPIKPSEMSLQTLSVTLSSAYIFSWSVEGGEEKDKAVVFSGEDIVLRATEDKRLSVPVTKALLNDFSSIQATERYIEVPISPSEAVLILKERAARELSVAEGKVSIHERKKVYVPKLAKLDLRVGENTAKATVNLENGKVEFEISPLPDEYFVGKTEEIVLKQTGEEVLERELKRDKGKVKISGRTKSFFFEMTFNEYTGKLLSLEALLSDEALDELLRKAYPSGKVMNLEKGKKVAVTDILLDDGIAVLEVDLTTGKHSEVRKLPSPQEAFRNAKEVIEGNFPLRDLEMKSYRVLEHKYLELTLESPDGRAVVKVDGATGDVLDYLVEISPERAKELVAGKYPDFEMTSLEEKEAEYVLKAENEKHVVTIRLSKDGKLVEEVDRVLRKKLAEKMALERAREIDEEAGIASISLNDNWEVEFTGKTKIGTLVLHRATGEVLKENVRFTEMAIEAMYHEHLRMAFGEREVKTERLTHYKDKGYITIKVSGTERFYYARIDTRTGKIISEDMVPMKGITAKLKQIQLESKYK, encoded by the coding sequence ATGCCGTGGACTCAGGATATAATAATGCTGGCACCCGAGGACGTTCTCATTGAAAACGTAATCGAACTGCTCAAGAGAATGGGTTTCAGGGAGTACGAAAAGGTCTCCAGCAAGAAGGACTGGGGAATAGACATCGTGGCCATAAGGGACGATCCAATAGCAGGCATGGAGAAGCTCGTCATAGCCGTTCACCGTAAGGGGCTCGCTTCGTCTCGCGACGTCAACGTCTTCGCTGGACTCGTGGACAAGTACAAGGCGGACAAGGGGATACTCATCTCGACCGCTGGCTTCACCAAGGATGCCAAGGTTCTCATCTCTCGCGAATACCGGGGAAGGATAATCCCATGGGATGGTGAGAAGCTCATTTCGCTCTTCCACAACTATTCGCTTGAGCCACCGGAGGAGCTCCTCAAGATGGCCGAGAGCGTCAAGAAGAAATCCGAGAAAAAGAGCCCCCTAAACGAGTTCGAGCTCGATGCCCCCCTCCTCTACGAGTTCTCCGCCCAGGATGTATTTAAGAAGGCCGCCTCCTTTGCTTCATCCAAGTACCCGATCAAGCCCTCCGAGATGAGCCTCCAGACCCTCTCCGTGACGCTCTCAAGCGCCTACATATTCTCTTGGTCCGTTGAAGGAGGGGAGGAGAAGGACAAGGCAGTGGTGTTCTCGGGGGAGGACATAGTCCTGCGCGCAACCGAGGACAAGAGGCTCAGCGTCCCGGTGACCAAGGCCCTCCTCAACGATTTCTCCTCCATTCAGGCGACCGAGAGGTACATAGAGGTTCCGATAAGCCCAAGCGAGGCGGTTCTGATACTCAAGGAACGGGCCGCCAGGGAACTGAGCGTCGCCGAGGGAAAGGTCTCAATTCACGAGCGGAAGAAGGTCTACGTTCCGAAGCTCGCCAAGCTCGACCTCAGGGTTGGTGAGAACACCGCAAAGGCCACAGTCAACCTGGAGAATGGCAAGGTCGAGTTCGAGATAAGCCCCCTCCCGGACGAGTACTTCGTCGGAAAGACCGAGGAGATAGTCCTCAAACAGACCGGGGAGGAAGTGCTCGAAAGGGAGCTGAAGAGGGACAAGGGCAAGGTGAAGATATCCGGCAGGACCAAGAGCTTCTTCTTCGAGATGACCTTTAACGAGTACACCGGAAAGCTCCTCAGCCTCGAGGCCCTGCTGAGCGACGAGGCGCTGGATGAACTTCTGCGGAAAGCCTACCCGAGCGGGAAGGTTATGAACCTTGAGAAGGGCAAGAAGGTTGCCGTTACTGACATTCTCCTCGACGACGGCATAGCTGTCCTCGAGGTTGACCTGACCACTGGGAAGCACTCAGAGGTTAGGAAGCTTCCGTCACCCCAGGAGGCCTTCAGAAACGCCAAGGAGGTCATAGAGGGCAACTTCCCTCTCAGGGACCTTGAGATGAAATCGTACCGCGTTCTGGAGCACAAGTACCTAGAACTGACCCTTGAGAGTCCAGATGGTAGGGCTGTGGTTAAGGTGGACGGCGCCACGGGCGACGTTCTGGACTACCTCGTCGAGATAAGCCCCGAACGCGCCAAGGAGCTGGTAGCCGGGAAGTATCCCGACTTTGAAATGACCTCCCTTGAAGAGAAGGAGGCGGAGTACGTACTCAAGGCCGAGAACGAAAAACACGTGGTGACAATACGGCTCAGCAAGGACGGCAAGCTCGTCGAGGAGGTTGACCGGGTCCTGAGGAAGAAGCTGGCAGAGAAGATGGCCCTGGAGCGCGCGAGGGAGATCGACGAAGAGGCGGGTATAGCCTCAATATCCCTGAACGACAACTGGGAGGTTGAGTTCACCGGCAAGACGAAGATTGGGACCCTGGTTCTCCACAGAGCCACAGGGGAAGTTCTCAAGGAGAACGTGCGCTTCACGGAGATGGCGATAGAGGCCATGTACCACGAGCACCTGAGGATGGCCTTTGGAGAGAGGGAGGTCAAGACAGAGAGGCTGACCCACTACAAGGACAAGGGGTACATAACCATCAAGGTCTCCGGCACTGAGAGGTTCTACTACGCACGGATAGACACCAGGACGGGGAAAATAATAAGCGAGGACATGGTGCCCATGAAGGGAATAACGGCAAAACTGAAGCAGATTCAGCTGGAGAGCAAATACAAGTGA
- a CDS encoding phosphoglycerate kinase — translation MFRLTDFSYHNRTVFLRADLNSPVKDGRIISDARFRAVLPTIIYLLEHGAKLVIGTHQSKPYKGDYITTEQHAEILSGLLGQEVEYVEDIFGKYAREKIKALEPGEAVMLENLRFAAEEVKYKPIEDCEKTFFVRKLAPLVDYVVNDAFAASHRSQPSLVGFARLKPMIMGFLMEREINALTRAYNTGERPRVYVLGGAKVDDSLRVAENVLRNGRAEVILTGGLVGHVFTLAKGFHLGDANLEFMEKKGLLELVDWAEEILNEFYPYVRTPVDFAVDYRGERVEVDLLSEEKWLFDEYPILDIGSRTVEKYREVLMGAKIIVANGPMGVFEREEFAVGTVGVFRAIGESPAFSIVGGGHSIASIYQHNITGISHVSTGGGAMLSFFAGEKLPVLEAFKISYERFKDLLEG, via the coding sequence ATGTTCAGGCTCACGGACTTCAGCTATCACAACCGGACAGTGTTTCTGAGGGCCGATCTCAACTCCCCCGTCAAGGACGGAAGGATAATCAGCGACGCCAGGTTTAGAGCGGTTCTTCCGACGATAATATATCTCCTCGAGCACGGGGCCAAACTAGTCATAGGGACGCACCAGAGCAAGCCCTACAAGGGCGACTACATAACCACGGAGCAGCACGCCGAGATACTGAGCGGGCTTCTGGGCCAAGAGGTCGAGTACGTTGAGGACATCTTCGGAAAATACGCCCGCGAGAAGATAAAAGCCCTAGAGCCCGGCGAGGCCGTCATGTTAGAGAACCTCCGCTTTGCCGCGGAGGAGGTTAAATACAAGCCGATTGAAGATTGCGAGAAGACGTTTTTTGTGAGAAAACTCGCGCCCCTGGTAGATTACGTCGTGAACGATGCCTTCGCGGCTTCGCATAGGAGTCAGCCCTCCCTGGTAGGATTCGCAAGACTGAAGCCCATGATTATGGGCTTCCTCATGGAAAGGGAGATTAATGCCCTTACCCGAGCATACAATACCGGAGAGAGGCCGAGGGTCTACGTGCTCGGCGGTGCAAAGGTTGACGACTCGCTCCGCGTTGCCGAGAACGTTCTAAGGAACGGCAGGGCCGAGGTCATACTCACCGGCGGGCTGGTAGGTCACGTGTTCACCCTCGCCAAGGGCTTCCACCTCGGCGATGCCAACCTGGAGTTTATGGAGAAAAAGGGCCTTCTCGAACTGGTGGACTGGGCAGAGGAGATACTCAACGAGTTCTACCCCTACGTGAGAACCCCCGTTGATTTCGCCGTTGATTACAGGGGGGAGCGCGTCGAGGTTGACCTGCTGAGCGAGGAGAAATGGCTGTTCGACGAGTATCCCATACTCGACATAGGTTCAAGGACCGTTGAGAAGTACCGAGAGGTGCTCATGGGGGCAAAGATAATAGTCGCCAACGGGCCTATGGGGGTCTTCGAGCGCGAGGAGTTCGCGGTAGGAACCGTCGGCGTCTTCAGGGCGATAGGGGAGAGCCCGGCCTTCAGCATAGTGGGGGGAGGCCACTCGATAGCGAGCATATACCAGCACAACATAACGGGCATAAGCCACGTCTCCACCGGCGGCGGCGCGATGCTCAGCTTCTTCGCCGGTGAAAAGCTCCCCGTCCTGGAGGCGTTCAAGATCAGCTACGAACGCTTCAAGGACCTGCTTGAAGGGTGA